In the Arthrobacter zhaoxinii genome, one interval contains:
- the mftB gene encoding mycofactocin biosynthesis chaperone MftB (MftB, a small protein, is a peptide chaperone that assists the radical SAM enzyme MftC in performing two modifications to the C-terminal Val-Tyr dipeptide of the mycofactocin precursor peptide, MftA. MftB's role is analogous to the role of PqqD in the biosynthesis of PQQ, a cofactor that derives entirely from a Tyr and a Glu in the precursor PqqA.): MQTFDLNRPWRLHPQVSVRPEPFGALLYHFGTRRLSFLKDRTLLSVVQQLRTEPTAGAACTSAGVGPADLPRYQRALGALASSNMVIERTP, from the coding sequence ATGCAGACGTTTGATCTCAACCGCCCCTGGCGGCTGCACCCCCAGGTCTCGGTCCGTCCGGAACCTTTCGGCGCGCTGCTCTACCACTTCGGCACCCGCCGGCTGTCCTTCCTCAAGGACAGGACCCTCCTGTCGGTCGTGCAGCAGCTGCGCACTGAACCGACTGCCGGCGCGGCCTGCACATCGGCCGGCGTCGGCCCCGCGGACCTCCCCCGCTACCAGCGGGCCCTGGGCGCACTGGCCTCCTCAAATATGGTGATCGAGAGGACGCCATGA
- the mftA gene encoding mycofactocin precursor MftA (Mycofactocin is a small molecule electron carrier derived from the final two amino acids, Val-Tyr, of MftA, the mycofactocin precursor. It plays a role in redox homeostasis and the metabolism of alcohols and aldehydes in Actinobacteria, including Mycobacterium tuberculosis.), producing MRAAQDPIATPLTEDSVPEGAVRTGAEPEATEDLLVEEVSIDGMCGVY from the coding sequence ATGCGAGCCGCCCAAGACCCGATTGCAACCCCGCTCACCGAAGATTCCGTCCCCGAAGGAGCCGTACGCACCGGAGCGGAACCGGAGGCAACGGAGGACCTGCTGGTGGAGGAAGTCTCCATCGACGGTATGTGCGGCGTTTACTAG
- the mftR gene encoding mycofactocin system transcriptional regulator (MftR, the mycofactocin system transcriptional regulator, is an uncharacterized TetR family DNA-binding transcription factor. Its role is inferred by context. It occurs as part of the biosynthesis locus for mycofactocin, a partially characterized electron carrier derived from the terminal Val-Tyr dipeptide of the precursor peptide MftA, through a radical SAM enzyme-mediated process.) has protein sequence MATAAALGKPERAGRKPVTSKAELSHTALVLFDRKGFDQVTVDEIAAAAGIGRRTFFRYFPSKNDLPWGDFEELLARMDGYLDSLPETVPLAGGLCSAVIEFNRLPPGEVPYHRQRMELLLGVPTLQAHSTLRYAAWRRVVARFAGKRLDLPEGSLKPQAIAWALLGLCLAAYEQWLETTDTELTGILQESLKLFPDVLDGQAGV, from the coding sequence GTGGCAACTGCAGCGGCGTTGGGGAAACCGGAACGAGCCGGAAGGAAACCGGTCACGTCCAAGGCAGAGCTCAGCCATACGGCGCTGGTCCTCTTTGACCGGAAGGGTTTTGACCAGGTCACCGTGGACGAGATTGCTGCTGCAGCGGGGATCGGCAGACGGACCTTTTTCCGGTACTTTCCGTCGAAGAACGATTTGCCGTGGGGAGACTTTGAGGAGCTCCTGGCCCGGATGGACGGATATCTGGATTCACTGCCGGAAACCGTGCCGCTGGCCGGCGGACTCTGCAGCGCAGTCATTGAGTTCAACCGGCTGCCGCCCGGGGAGGTTCCGTATCACCGGCAGCGGATGGAACTCCTGCTCGGCGTTCCTACGCTGCAGGCACACTCGACGCTGAGGTACGCTGCCTGGCGGCGGGTGGTGGCCAGATTTGCGGGCAAGCGGCTGGATCTGCCGGAGGGCAGCCTCAAACCACAGGCGATCGCCTGGGCGCTCCTGGGGTTATGCCTGGCAGCGTACGAGCAGTGGCTGGAAACAACGGACACGGAACTTACCGGGATCCTGCAGGAATCCCTGAAGCTGTTTCCTGATGTTCTGGACGGACAGGCCGGGGTTTAG
- the mftG gene encoding mycofactocin dehydrogenase MftG has product MPEHYDVIVVGGGGSGAPLAARVAEDPDRRVLLIEAGPAPGDRAGYPSELLDAGTVQGAMPGHPNNWSFLGELTPGRPYSIARGRILGGSTALNGGYFVRAPKEDFDRWARVGGPAWSFAEATKLYAAIEADQDFGTLPGHGSAGPVPVQRPPQSHPITRAFHQAARELGFPEEPDKNGEGGPGVGPVPMNVAGGLRWNTALAYLVSGRVPANLTIRGQTLVRRVLFEGARAVGVEVECAGKASVLRGDEIVLCAGAIQSAHLLLLSGIGPAAALRAHGIEVIADRPGVGAGFTDHPQVAVQWSPQRGVVDTTVPRIMESSLNFNAGGQQVRGAGDLQILPLVKPMGYLLSAGNPRVGRGSDREDLEFLVALKDEHARGRLTLTSSNPDVQPRLEYNYLSVESDRQRMRYAVRTAVALLSTRAFRPLVARITEPLPAALARDDLLDEWMQLRLGTALHMSGTAGMGPADDPASVVDPFGRVHGVRGLRVADTSILPTAPRRGPAATAVLIGELVPATSARAGIAVDHGCDAGHTN; this is encoded by the coding sequence ATGCCGGAGCACTACGACGTGATTGTGGTGGGCGGCGGAGGCAGCGGAGCACCCCTCGCTGCCCGTGTGGCCGAGGATCCGGACCGCCGGGTGCTGCTGATTGAGGCAGGTCCGGCTCCGGGAGACCGCGCCGGGTACCCGTCGGAGCTTCTGGACGCGGGCACTGTGCAAGGGGCAATGCCCGGGCATCCCAACAACTGGTCCTTTTTGGGTGAGCTCACTCCCGGCAGGCCGTACTCAATTGCCCGGGGGAGGATCCTCGGAGGCTCGACGGCGCTCAACGGGGGCTATTTTGTCCGTGCACCGAAGGAGGATTTTGACCGGTGGGCCCGAGTGGGCGGACCGGCGTGGTCCTTTGCCGAGGCAACGAAGCTGTATGCGGCAATCGAGGCGGACCAGGACTTCGGAACCCTGCCGGGACACGGGTCGGCGGGCCCGGTGCCGGTGCAGCGGCCGCCGCAGTCCCACCCCATCACCCGTGCCTTCCATCAGGCCGCCCGGGAGCTCGGGTTCCCCGAGGAGCCGGATAAGAACGGCGAAGGTGGGCCCGGGGTCGGGCCGGTACCCATGAACGTGGCAGGCGGCCTCCGGTGGAATACGGCGCTCGCCTATCTGGTGTCCGGGCGCGTCCCCGCGAACCTGACCATTCGAGGGCAGACCCTGGTCCGCCGGGTCCTCTTCGAGGGTGCCCGTGCAGTGGGCGTCGAGGTGGAGTGCGCGGGGAAGGCATCGGTTCTCCGGGGCGACGAGATAGTGCTCTGCGCCGGCGCCATCCAGTCGGCGCATCTGCTGCTGCTCTCGGGGATCGGGCCGGCAGCGGCCCTGCGGGCGCACGGCATCGAGGTGATAGCCGACAGGCCTGGTGTGGGTGCCGGTTTCACCGACCATCCGCAGGTCGCGGTTCAGTGGTCCCCTCAGCGGGGCGTGGTGGACACCACGGTTCCGCGGATTATGGAAAGCTCCCTGAATTTCAATGCGGGCGGGCAGCAGGTGCGCGGTGCGGGTGACCTGCAGATTCTGCCTCTGGTGAAGCCGATGGGTTATCTGCTGTCAGCGGGCAACCCCCGGGTGGGCCGAGGGAGTGACCGTGAGGACCTGGAGTTCCTGGTTGCCCTCAAGGACGAGCATGCCAGAGGCCGGCTCACCCTTACGTCCTCCAACCCGGACGTCCAGCCGCGGCTGGAGTACAACTACCTGTCCGTGGAATCCGACCGGCAGCGGATGCGGTACGCGGTACGGACGGCGGTGGCCCTCCTTTCGACCCGCGCGTTCCGGCCGCTGGTCGCCCGGATCACGGAACCGTTGCCGGCCGCCCTGGCCCGGGACGACCTTCTTGATGAGTGGATGCAGTTACGCCTGGGTACGGCCCTGCATATGAGCGGAACGGCCGGGATGGGTCCGGCGGATGATCCGGCATCCGTTGTTGACCCTTTCGGCCGGGTCCACGGTGTCCGCGGACTCCGGGTGGCGGACACCTCGATCCTGCCTACGGCACCGCGGCGCGGACCGGCAGCCACGGCTGTCCTGATAGGCGAACTCGTCCCGGCCACATCCGCACGGGCAGGAATCGCCGTTGACCACGGGTGTGATGCCGGTCATACTAACTGA
- a CDS encoding acyl-CoA dehydrogenase family protein, which produces MTVTQSARAAFDPTALDGIDADLYLLDELLDDQARDVRDQVRAFVDNDLLPVINDYWERAEFPFELVPKLAALNIAGGTISGHGCPGLSRIAASTAAAELARGDGSINTFFGVHSGLAMGSIDMLGSEEQKQRWLPAMARFEKIGAFALTEPGHGSDSVSLETSARRDGDSYILNGSKRWIGNASFADVVIIYARDEADGAVKAFVMEKDADGNHPAGYRADVITGKIGKRAVLQPDILIEDLRIPAANRLENCNSFKDVNKVLAATRGGVAWEALGHAVAAYEIAVAYAKDRVQFGRPIAGFQLVQNKLANMLAQLTAIKLTCFRLNELGDEGKMTGPMASMAKMFAARQGRWICSEARDIMGGNGLLLENHVARHLTDMEVVFTYEGTDSMQSLILGRHITGLSAFA; this is translated from the coding sequence ATGACCGTCACACAATCCGCGCGTGCCGCCTTCGACCCCACCGCTTTGGACGGCATCGACGCCGACCTGTACCTCTTAGATGAGCTGCTCGATGACCAGGCCCGCGACGTCCGGGACCAGGTCCGCGCCTTCGTGGACAATGATCTGCTGCCGGTCATCAACGACTACTGGGAAAGGGCCGAATTCCCGTTCGAACTGGTCCCCAAGCTCGCCGCGCTGAACATTGCCGGCGGCACCATCTCGGGCCACGGCTGCCCGGGGCTGAGCCGGATCGCCGCCTCCACGGCGGCCGCCGAACTTGCCCGGGGCGACGGCTCCATCAACACCTTCTTCGGCGTCCACTCCGGCCTGGCCATGGGCAGCATCGACATGCTCGGCAGCGAGGAACAGAAGCAGCGCTGGCTGCCCGCCATGGCGCGGTTCGAGAAAATCGGGGCCTTTGCCCTCACCGAGCCGGGGCACGGATCGGATTCGGTCTCCCTGGAAACCAGCGCCCGGCGCGACGGCGATTCCTACATCCTGAACGGCAGCAAGCGGTGGATCGGCAACGCGAGCTTTGCCGACGTCGTCATCATCTACGCCCGCGACGAAGCCGACGGCGCCGTGAAGGCGTTCGTGATGGAAAAGGATGCGGACGGCAACCACCCCGCCGGCTACCGTGCGGACGTGATTACCGGAAAGATCGGCAAGCGGGCCGTGCTGCAGCCGGACATCCTCATTGAGGACCTGCGCATCCCCGCGGCGAACCGGCTGGAGAACTGCAACTCCTTCAAGGACGTCAACAAGGTGCTGGCAGCGACCCGCGGGGGAGTCGCATGGGAGGCACTGGGACACGCGGTGGCCGCTTATGAGATTGCCGTCGCCTATGCCAAGGACCGGGTGCAGTTCGGCCGGCCCATTGCCGGGTTCCAGCTGGTGCAGAACAAGCTTGCCAATATGCTTGCGCAGCTGACCGCGATCAAGCTGACCTGCTTCCGGCTCAACGAACTCGGCGACGAAGGCAAGATGACCGGCCCGATGGCGTCCATGGCCAAGATGTTCGCCGCCCGGCAGGGCCGCTGGATCTGCTCGGAGGCACGCGACATCATGGGCGGCAACGGCCTGCTGCTGGAAAACCACGTGGCCCGGCACCTGACCGACATGGAGGTGGTGTTCACCTACGAGGGCACCGATTCCATGCAGTCGCTGATCCTGGGCCGGCACATCACCGGCCTGTCGGCGTTCGCCTAG
- a CDS encoding D-arabinono-1,4-lactone oxidase, whose product MLEEYNWAGNLRYSPEEITQPASIDEVRETVAAAAAVRTLGTRHSFNGIADTTGVLVNLEKLGGPMVLDADARTVTVNAGTRYGEVAGFLVEHGFALHNMASLPHISVGGAVATATHGSGTGNLAQAVAALELVTADGGLLRVDRSSPDFSGMVVSLGALGVVTRITLDIEPAYEVRQDVFTDLPWAAVEEHFDTITTAAYSVSIFGNFTGAAASQVWLKSRMDKEQPYAGRQDFFGAAASDVPRNPVPGMSPVNCTRQLGVPGSWSDRLSHFRLGFMPSNGDELQSEYLVDRASAVEALRALRAMSGRIAPLLLVAEIRTVAADDLWLSTSYSRDTVAFHFTWKPRQDAVEALLPELEAALAPSRARPHWGKLFTLEHPQLQQLYPRLGDFQQLARRLDPERKFVNPFLARKVLPAGLLGG is encoded by the coding sequence GTGCTAGAGGAATACAACTGGGCGGGAAACCTGCGTTACTCCCCCGAAGAGATCACCCAACCCGCCAGCATTGACGAAGTGCGCGAAACCGTCGCGGCGGCTGCGGCGGTCCGCACCCTCGGCACCCGGCACTCGTTTAATGGCATCGCCGACACCACCGGCGTCCTCGTGAACCTGGAAAAGCTCGGCGGCCCGATGGTGCTGGATGCAGACGCCCGCACCGTAACAGTGAACGCAGGCACCCGGTACGGGGAGGTCGCCGGCTTCCTCGTGGAGCACGGCTTCGCGCTGCACAACATGGCCTCCCTGCCGCACATTTCCGTGGGCGGGGCCGTTGCCACTGCCACTCACGGTTCCGGCACGGGCAACCTGGCGCAAGCCGTCGCGGCCCTGGAACTGGTCACGGCAGACGGCGGCCTGCTCCGGGTCGACCGCAGCAGTCCCGACTTCAGCGGCATGGTGGTGTCCCTGGGCGCCCTGGGAGTGGTCACCCGGATTACGCTGGACATCGAACCGGCGTACGAGGTCCGCCAGGATGTCTTCACAGACCTGCCGTGGGCGGCTGTGGAGGAGCACTTCGACACCATCACCACTGCCGCATACAGCGTGAGTATCTTCGGGAACTTCACCGGCGCCGCCGCCTCGCAGGTGTGGCTCAAGAGCCGGATGGACAAGGAGCAGCCGTATGCCGGCAGGCAGGACTTCTTCGGTGCAGCTGCCTCCGACGTCCCCCGGAACCCGGTGCCGGGCATGAGTCCGGTGAACTGCACCCGGCAGCTGGGCGTTCCGGGATCCTGGTCCGACCGGCTCTCCCATTTCCGCCTGGGCTTTATGCCCAGCAACGGAGATGAGCTGCAGAGTGAATACCTGGTGGACCGGGCGTCCGCGGTCGAGGCACTCCGGGCACTGCGTGCCATGTCCGGACGGATAGCGCCCCTGCTGCTGGTGGCTGAAATCCGGACCGTAGCCGCGGACGATTTATGGCTGAGTACCAGTTACAGCCGGGATACGGTGGCCTTCCACTTCACCTGGAAACCCCGGCAGGACGCCGTCGAAGCCCTCCTGCCGGAGCTGGAAGCCGCTCTGGCCCCCTCCCGGGCCCGCCCGCATTGGGGGAAGTTGTTCACTCTGGAGCATCCGCAGCTCCAGCAGCTGTACCCCCGGCTGGGCGATTTCCAGCAGCTGGCCCGCCGGCTGGATCCGGAGCGCAAGTTCGTGAACCCGTTCCTCGCCCGGAAAGTCCTGCCGGCGGGCCTCCTCGGCGGCTAG
- a CDS encoding SMP-30/gluconolactonase/LRE family protein has protein sequence MAELTTLVSGIGMGESARWHAGEFWFADWTAGTISALDASGNVRRVTAVPSFPISFDWLPDGRMAVVSGTDGTVLLEVPNAGLVPHADLAGLSVYPWNEIAVHPSGGIYVNGLGYDYSADPQASGVIALIRPDGSVEQVADGLAFPNGMLVSDDGGTLVVAESNAGCLTSFAINDDGGLTPAGEWAAVSGSAPDGICWDGTGGIWFAEVPGERCVRVREGGTVVETVQLDQGCFSCATGGVDGGLLFMMTARWPEVMDPATPGSGQVLGLRVR, from the coding sequence ATGGCGGAACTTACGACGCTGGTCTCCGGGATCGGTATGGGCGAATCAGCCCGGTGGCATGCCGGCGAGTTCTGGTTCGCGGACTGGACGGCCGGAACCATTTCAGCATTGGATGCCTCCGGCAATGTGCGGCGGGTGACGGCGGTCCCGTCATTTCCCATCAGCTTTGACTGGCTGCCGGACGGCCGGATGGCCGTGGTCTCCGGAACGGACGGAACCGTCCTGCTGGAAGTACCCAATGCCGGCCTGGTACCCCATGCGGACCTGGCCGGACTGTCGGTTTATCCGTGGAACGAGATTGCCGTGCACCCCTCCGGCGGCATTTACGTCAACGGCCTGGGCTACGACTATTCCGCCGACCCGCAGGCCAGCGGGGTGATCGCACTCATCCGCCCGGACGGGTCCGTGGAACAGGTGGCGGACGGTCTCGCGTTCCCCAACGGCATGCTGGTCTCCGACGACGGCGGCACGCTGGTGGTGGCCGAGTCCAATGCCGGCTGCCTCACGTCCTTCGCGATCAACGACGACGGCGGCCTCACCCCCGCCGGGGAATGGGCCGCGGTCTCCGGCAGCGCACCTGACGGCATCTGCTGGGACGGCACCGGCGGCATCTGGTTCGCAGAGGTGCCGGGGGAACGCTGCGTCCGCGTCCGTGAGGGCGGAACGGTCGTGGAGACGGTGCAGCTGGACCAGGGGTGCTTCTCCTGCGCCACCGGCGGCGTTGACGGCGGACTGCTGTTTATGATGACTGCCCGGTGGCCGGAAGTGATGGATCCCGCAACCCCCGGAAGCGGCCAGGTGCTGGGGCTGCGGGTCCGCTAG
- a CDS encoding TetR/AcrR family transcriptional regulator gives MPATGTGQRLLDSATEAFAAKGFHGTTTRDIATAAGVTPGAVYVHHRSKEELLYSISRVGHERTLELVRTGVASSTDPVQQIRTMVRDFVEWQAANRTKSSVVNFELAALTEDHRAEVLEIRRSVDAEFRAVVDRGRRQGLFDVEDTGLAVLALLSLCVDVARWYRGDGRQTAAGIGEHHSRLALRMLGAASS, from the coding sequence GTGCCCGCAACCGGCACGGGCCAACGCCTGCTGGATTCCGCTACGGAAGCCTTCGCAGCAAAAGGTTTCCACGGCACCACCACCAGGGACATCGCGACGGCGGCGGGGGTCACCCCCGGCGCCGTCTACGTGCACCACCGCTCGAAGGAAGAGCTGCTGTACAGCATCTCCCGGGTCGGTCATGAGCGCACGCTGGAGCTGGTGCGCACCGGGGTGGCCTCCAGCACCGATCCGGTGCAGCAGATCCGCACCATGGTCCGCGACTTTGTGGAATGGCAGGCGGCCAACCGCACCAAGTCCAGCGTGGTGAATTTCGAGCTCGCGGCCCTCACGGAGGATCACCGGGCCGAGGTCCTGGAAATCCGGCGGTCCGTGGACGCCGAGTTCCGCGCCGTCGTCGACCGCGGGCGCCGACAGGGACTGTTCGACGTCGAGGACACGGGCCTTGCGGTCCTGGCCCTGCTCTCGCTCTGCGTGGACGTGGCCCGCTGGTACCGGGGGGACGGACGGCAGACGGCCGCCGGCATCGGCGAACACCACAGCCGGCTGGCGCTGCGGATGCTGGGCGCGGCGTCGTCGTAA
- a CDS encoding GatB/YqeY domain-containing protein, whose protein sequence is MGTLKEQLQADMKAHMKSGNRTALTTVRNVLGEITTREKSGKTPVELDDLQIVSLLQKEAAKRRDTARIYTEAGEADRAASEVAEAEIIEAYLPAPLTRADVEAIVDEAIAALRAGGEEPSMRQMGSVMKPVTAKVAGRFDGKAVSEIVRSRLA, encoded by the coding sequence ATGGGCACTTTGAAAGAGCAGCTGCAGGCGGACATGAAGGCACACATGAAGTCGGGCAACCGGACGGCCCTGACCACCGTGCGCAACGTCCTGGGCGAAATCACCACCCGGGAAAAGTCGGGCAAGACACCGGTGGAGCTCGATGACCTCCAGATTGTGTCCCTGCTGCAGAAGGAAGCCGCGAAGCGCCGTGACACGGCCCGGATCTACACGGAGGCCGGCGAGGCTGACCGCGCTGCCTCCGAGGTTGCCGAAGCGGAGATCATCGAGGCCTACCTGCCCGCTCCCCTGACCCGGGCCGACGTCGAAGCCATTGTGGACGAAGCCATCGCGGCACTGCGCGCCGGCGGCGAAGAACCCTCGATGCGCCAGATGGGATCCGTGATGAAGCCGGTCACCGCCAAGGTGGCAGGGCGGTTTGACGGCAAGGCAGTGAGCGAGATTGTCCGGTCCCGCCTGGCCTGA
- a CDS encoding Fur family transcriptional regulator, producing the protein MQEAADTAQTLAANIRSAGLKSTSQRVAVLAALQQAPHSSADTVLVSVRSELPGISAQAVYGILSAFTEAGLARRIEPAGSPALYESRVGDNHHHLVCIRCGAIKDVDCVIGQAPCLTPADDSGFTVLAAEVTFSGICSTCAQQAETSAR; encoded by the coding sequence ATGCAGGAAGCGGCGGACACAGCACAAACCCTGGCCGCGAACATCCGGTCCGCGGGGCTGAAGTCCACGTCACAACGCGTTGCCGTCCTGGCAGCGCTGCAGCAGGCACCGCACTCCAGTGCAGACACCGTTCTGGTTTCCGTTCGATCGGAGCTGCCGGGTATTTCCGCCCAGGCCGTCTACGGCATCCTGTCCGCCTTCACCGAGGCCGGACTGGCACGGCGGATTGAACCCGCCGGTTCGCCTGCACTGTACGAGTCCAGGGTGGGGGACAACCACCACCATTTGGTCTGCATCCGCTGCGGAGCCATCAAGGACGTCGACTGCGTGATTGGCCAGGCACCCTGCCTGACCCCGGCCGACGATTCCGGCTTTACCGTACTGGCTGCCGAAGTAACCTTCAGCGGCATCTGCAGCACCTGCGCCCAGCAGGCGGAGACCTCCGCCCGCTAA
- a CDS encoding LysR family transcriptional regulator, which produces MKNMDLNLLPLLQVLLEVRNVTRTAERLKLSQPATSAALAKLRRHFDDELLVRSGRHYELTPFAQALVPVVDEAMLQIRRATRIRSGFEPLTSTRGFTISASDYASALIVGPLRRILREEAPGVSVDFVPNSGFTGQLAELTRTDLLVGPVGYGMQGTHRELFRDGFVAVTGTGNELLARESLTLQDLASVPQAVGYIGDGILTPADRLFDDRGLKRNTAAVVSGFLALPTLVEDTDLVALVPRMLAARSQRGADIAILELADSGAAALVEALYWHPSLAEDPAGMWLRSVVHRACYRLPEQWPARVHPVAVGLGDARVTYVG; this is translated from the coding sequence ATGAAGAACATGGACCTGAACCTGCTGCCTTTACTGCAGGTGCTCCTCGAAGTGCGCAACGTGACCCGGACCGCGGAACGGCTGAAGCTGAGCCAGCCTGCCACGAGCGCTGCGCTGGCGAAGCTCCGCCGGCATTTCGACGACGAGCTGCTGGTGCGGAGCGGCCGCCACTATGAGCTCACTCCCTTCGCCCAGGCACTTGTTCCCGTGGTTGACGAAGCGATGCTGCAGATCCGGCGCGCCACCCGTATCCGGTCCGGTTTTGAGCCGCTGACAAGCACCCGGGGGTTCACGATTTCGGCGTCGGACTATGCCTCCGCGCTTATCGTGGGGCCGCTGCGCCGCATTCTGCGTGAGGAGGCGCCGGGAGTTTCCGTTGACTTCGTGCCGAATTCCGGTTTTACGGGCCAACTGGCCGAACTGACGCGGACGGACCTCCTCGTGGGTCCCGTGGGCTACGGCATGCAGGGGACCCACCGGGAACTTTTCCGCGACGGATTCGTGGCGGTCACCGGCACCGGCAACGAACTCCTGGCCCGGGAATCCCTGACCCTCCAGGACCTGGCGTCCGTACCCCAGGCTGTGGGCTACATCGGCGACGGCATCCTGACCCCCGCCGACCGGCTCTTCGACGACCGCGGCCTGAAGCGGAACACAGCAGCAGTGGTTTCCGGTTTCCTGGCCCTGCCCACGCTGGTGGAGGACACGGACCTCGTGGCCCTCGTGCCGCGGATGCTGGCCGCACGGTCGCAGCGCGGCGCAGACATCGCGATCCTCGAACTGGCGGACAGCGGCGCCGCCGCTTTGGTCGAGGCGCTCTACTGGCACCCGTCGCTGGCGGAGGACCCCGCCGGCATGTGGCTCCGGTCGGTGGTGCACCGGGCCTGCTACCGCCTGCCCGAACAGTGGCCCGCCCGGGTCCATCCCGTGGCGGTCGGCCTCGGGGATGCCCGCGTCACGTACGTCGGCTAG